Proteins from a single region of Methanotorris igneus Kol 5:
- a CDS encoding oligosaccharide repeat unit polymerase family protein, translating to MVLKIKDFQNRSEAKSCKIQKILLNLFEKININQLEIKPNHLFLFLVCLFLVFSNVSITTSILVLLSSLFFYVSFEVGEKWGELNIKKSYNPHNIFWYKIGVFLILIGIIFTILDLIWVRGIPLFEPASRKFLNVQFTMLSHLLPLGWAIVVSSSKLNEISKNTLPKFNEISKIKHFLKDFCKFELSLFSDNTINIKRIIVYSLIFSMFIGLLGYRTQVMVLLLATAFSVYYSNKIKTKDVLLLFLLIFLVLFGLSVFRLYVLGVEGNPITSRINLTMSILDILIQNYAGYFNGVVHASIFSSWNLIPGPSSGPRTIIANSIGVGGVTITPTIFGAVVMDYGILGLIPYFGILGIIMGFCYKVAKKVKGICLGFYSIMVAYLLVGIETGILDFEVVLFYVIGFLLCLKEAFKNKITTTLH from the coding sequence ATGGTCTTAAAAATCAAAGATTTTCAAAATCGAAGCGAAGCTAAGAGCTGCAAAATCCAAAAGATTTTACTTAATCTCTTTGAGAAAATAAACATAAATCAGTTGGAAATAAAACCCAATCATCTCTTTTTATTTTTGGTTTGTTTATTTTTGGTGTTTTCCAATGTTTCAATAACAACATCAATTTTGGTATTGTTGTCGTCGTTGTTTTTTTATGTTTCTTTTGAAGTTGGAGAAAAGTGGGGAGAATTAAATATTAAAAAAAGTTATAATCCACATAATATTTTTTGGTATAAAATCGGAGTATTTCTCATATTAATTGGGATTATTTTTACAATTCTTGATTTAATTTGGGTTAGAGGAATTCCACTGTTTGAACCTGCATCAAGAAAGTTTTTGAATGTTCAATTTACTATGCTTTCTCATCTTCTTCCCCTTGGATGGGCAATAGTTGTAAGTTCTTCAAAATTAAATGAAATCTCTAAAAATACACTGCCCAAATTTAATGAAATATCAAAAATAAAACATTTCCTTAAAGATTTCTGTAAGTTTGAATTGTCCTTATTCTCTGACAACACAATAAATATAAAAAGGATTATTGTCTATTCTTTAATATTCTCAATGTTCATAGGACTTTTAGGTTATAGAACACAAGTTATGGTTTTGCTATTGGCAACTGCATTTAGTGTGTATTACTCAAACAAAATAAAAACAAAAGATGTTTTGTTACTATTTTTGCTTATATTTTTGGTTTTGTTTGGTCTGTCAGTTTTTAGGTTGTATGTGCTTGGTGTTGAAGGGAATCCAATAACATCAAGAATAAACTTAACTATGAGCATCTTAGACATCCTAATCCAAAATTACGCTGGCTATTTTAATGGGGTTGTCCATGCATCAATCTTCTCATCTTGGAATCTAATTCCAGGACCTTCAAGTGGACCAAGAACAATAATAGCAAATAGCATTGGCGTTGGTGGGGTTACAATAACACCAACGATCTTTGGGGCTGTTGTAATGGATTATGGCATTTTAGGACTTATCCCATACTTTGGAATCCTTGGCATAATTATGGGCTTTTGTTATAAAGTGGCAAAAAAGGTTAAAGGTATCTGTTTGGGGTTTTATTCCATAATGGTTGCATATTTACTCGTTGGAATAGAAACAGGCATCTTAGATTTTGAGGTCGTTTTGTTTTATGTAATTGGATTTTTATTGTGTTTAAAAGAAGCATTTAAAAATAAAATAACAACTACTCTACATTAA
- a CDS encoding TrmB family transcriptional regulator sugar-binding domain-containing protein: MKKITLLEILVVVAILTTSFAVGYKFLKSNNNTEFSGDEMYKCAWIADKIIKKGFPLYAEIEGRWTSSNEEFKDKVLITKANGGTLFAIYKNQTITIGGKLASKEDIAANKIKLMPLGNTIIKYELAPINAHSFKDIKTKIDIPEHLTVLDVYVYGTFGIDSKTYSPSEQQKIKNYIQYSIPNANLYFTFGGVIFNGKVNLDYLDDLDNLLKPENITTSNLDVYIIVNETISQINMSKLKFNDVRLITWS; the protein is encoded by the coding sequence ATGAAGAAAATAACGCTCTTAGAAATTTTGGTCGTAGTGGCAATACTTACAACCTCTTTTGCAGTTGGATATAAGTTTTTGAAAAGTAATAACAACACTGAGTTTAGTGGAGATGAGATGTATAAATGTGCGTGGATTGCAGATAAGATTATAAAAAAAGGTTTTCCATTATATGCGGAGATAGAGGGTAGATGGACATCATCAAATGAAGAATTTAAAGATAAAGTTTTAATCACAAAAGCTAATGGGGGAACCTTATTTGCTATATACAAAAACCAAACAATAACGATTGGAGGAAAATTAGCATCAAAAGAAGATATAGCGGCAAATAAAATAAAATTAATGCCATTGGGAAACACCATAATAAAGTATGAATTAGCCCCTATCAATGCACATTCATTCAAAGATATAAAAACCAAGATAGACATTCCAGAGCATTTAACAGTTTTAGATGTTTATGTCTATGGAACTTTTGGTATTGATTCAAAAACCTATTCCCCATCTGAGCAACAAAAGATAAAGAACTATATTCAGTATTCTATACCAAATGCTAACCTGTATTTTACTTTTGGCGGGGTAATTTTCAACGGTAAGGTAAATTTAGATTATTTGGATGATTTAGATAACTTATTAAAACCAGAGAACATAACAACTTCAAATTTAGACGTTTATATTATAGTTAATGAAACAATAAGCCAAATAAACATGAGTAAATTAAAATTTAATGACGTAAGGCTGATAACATGGTCTTAA
- the sppA gene encoding signal peptide peptidase SppA, whose protein sequence is MRKLYIAMGFIFILILALVVGGTLILFSDFDFGRGNIAVINIEGPIVLKSEDSGLFGHRKMGALDYIDLLDRAEKDSNIKAILLKINSPGGEVIASEKLARKVKEVAKKKPVVAYIETIGASGAYMVACPADYIIAEKHSIVGSIGVRMDVLHYYGLMKKLGINVTVIKAGKYKDIASPYRPMTEEEREYLEKMINETYMDFVIWVAENRNLTINETLKIANGKIYMGSDAKKVGLVDEVGTEEDAINITAKLANITTPKVVEYKGEDFGLFNVLYSLLYSFGYGIGEGLGEVLVKMDYKPYKTYIMN, encoded by the coding sequence ATGAGAAAATTGTATATTGCTATGGGTTTTATTTTTATTTTAATACTTGCATTAGTGGTCGGAGGAACCTTGATCCTCTTTTCAGATTTTGATTTTGGTAGAGGAAATATTGCTGTAATAAATATAGAAGGTCCCATAGTTCTAAAATCAGAAGATTCTGGACTTTTTGGGCATAGAAAAATGGGTGCATTGGATTATATAGATTTACTCGACAGAGCTGAAAAAGACAGTAACATAAAAGCCATTCTTTTAAAAATCAACTCTCCTGGAGGAGAAGTTATAGCAAGCGAGAAACTCGCAAGAAAGGTAAAAGAAGTCGCAAAGAAAAAGCCAGTCGTAGCTTACATAGAAACCATTGGAGCTTCTGGGGCATATATGGTTGCATGCCCAGCAGATTACATTATTGCAGAAAAGCACTCAATTGTTGGAAGTATTGGAGTTAGAATGGATGTTTTACATTATTATGGCTTGATGAAGAAATTAGGTATCAATGTAACAGTTATAAAAGCTGGGAAATACAAAGACATTGCTTCACCATATAGACCAATGACAGAGGAGGAGAGAGAATATTTAGAAAAGATGATAAACGAAACATATATGGATTTTGTAATTTGGGTTGCGGAGAATAGGAACTTAACTATAAATGAAACATTAAAAATTGCGAATGGAAAGATATACATGGGAAGTGATGCTAAAAAAGTCGGCTTAGTTGATGAAGTTGGAACAGAAGAAGATGCCATCAACATAACCGCAAAATTGGCAAATATAACAACTCCAAAAGTCGTTGAATACAAAGGTGAGGACTTCGGATTATTTAATGTGCTTTATAGTTTGCTTTATAGTTTTGGTTATGGGATTGGGGAAGGACTAGGTGAAGTTTTGGTAAAAATGGACTATAAACCATACAAAACATACATTATGAACTAA
- a CDS encoding TatD family hydrolase gives MIDAHIHADTRPYEDFEMMALCMDGAITLAHDPFEMKSSDAWVSHVERLINNDVKRAQENGLKLFVCVGIHPRAIPKDYENAIEKIKDFVKNDVVVGIGEIGLEKATKEEKDVFIKQLLLAKELDLPAVVHTPRRNKEEITKIIIEEINSLDLKNEKIVIDHCNKNTVKDVLDIGCYAGLTVQPSKLTPMEAVEIVKEFGGEKILLDSDSSSAPSDILSVPKTVLKMKLNDVDKEIINLVSHENAKKLFNLTI, from the coding sequence ATGATTGATGCACATATCCATGCAGATACAAGACCTTATGAGGACTTTGAGATGATGGCATTATGTATGGATGGAGCGATAACATTAGCTCATGACCCATTTGAAATGAAATCCTCTGATGCTTGGGTTTCCCATGTTGAGAGATTAATTAATAATGATGTGAAAAGAGCACAGGAAAATGGGCTAAAATTGTTTGTGTGCGTTGGTATCCATCCAAGGGCAATACCAAAAGATTACGAAAATGCTATTGAAAAGATAAAAGATTTTGTTAAAAATGACGTTGTTGTTGGGATAGGGGAGATTGGATTAGAAAAGGCAACAAAAGAAGAAAAAGATGTATTTATAAAGCAGTTGTTGTTGGCGAAGGAGTTAGATTTGCCTGCAGTTGTTCACACTCCAAGAAGAAATAAAGAAGAGATAACAAAAATTATAATAGAGGAAATAAATTCACTCGACTTAAAGAATGAAAAGATTGTTATTGACCACTGCAACAAAAATACAGTGAAGGACGTTCTTGATATTGGATGCTATGCTGGCTTAACCGTCCAACCAAGTAAATTAACCCCAATGGAAGCAGTTGAAATTGTTAAAGAATTTGGTGGGGAAAAGATCTTGTTAGATAGTGATTCATCATCAGCACCATCTGATATACTAAGTGTACCAAAAACAGTATTAAAGATGAAGCTAAATGATGTTGATAAAGAGATTATAAACCTTGTTTCACACGAAAACGCAAAGAAATTGTTCAATTTGACAATCTAA
- a CDS encoding DUF1616 domain-containing protein, with product MKLEKILTYFLLFLLILCIIGTIYLIYAPKIGERFTEFYILNKDLKAYDYPTDLLINESAMVFIGVSNHEYKDMNYTILAFLSDKVYDYNYTVNITILNKWNETLSYKYALSKKVYLRNNETILIPLNFSISIPGRHKIEFILLKDDERKVYRELHLWVNVKEKEELI from the coding sequence ATGAAATTAGAGAAAATTTTAACATATTTTTTACTATTTCTTTTAATTTTATGCATTATAGGGACAATTTACTTAATATATGCCCCAAAAATAGGAGAGAGATTTACTGAATTTTATATATTAAATAAAGATTTAAAAGCCTATGATTATCCTACAGATTTATTAATTAATGAATCAGCTATGGTATTTATTGGTGTTAGTAATCATGAGTATAAAGATATGAACTATACGATCTTGGCTTTTCTTTCAGATAAAGTTTATGATTACAATTACACTGTAAATATTACAATCCTAAATAAGTGGAATGAGACTCTTTCCTACAAATATGCACTATCAAAAAAGGTATATTTAAGAAATAATGAAACTATACTAATCCCTTTAAACTTTTCTATTTCTATCCCTGGAAGACATAAGATAGAGTTTATATTATTAAAAGATGATGAAAGAAAGGTTTATAGAGAACTACACTTATGGGTTAATGTAAAAGAAAAAGAAGAACTTATTTAA
- a CDS encoding DUF58 domain-containing protein has translation MKVKNRDLLILVSLYFYGSGYVIGNITPVLIGGIILIYLYLSDSIFKKRIEEFYSKEVKVESNELKEHETSKIFIKFYSKGLILKFNFFSNEGKVEILEEREEKDYKEYILEITPQKKGDFILKVSGEIFDRVELNKVFYKNSFKFKVLPSVKSLVSELEKGESLSSTLRFYVEPEINELKRYEIGDDIRRIDWKKSLMSNELIVRKVLYKEKSPIYYLLDAGYSMRKCVNKKRSKIGYALDILISFLKSKNIENDEYIFIYDEFKVRDIIFVRKTKVEDIINRLIIEPIKIERYIPSEITIEGGSRDLIIYKYLSKGKKFGILNCVQHLLKMIPGVVIIITDLDSNISPLIKGVRLLNRKGFRVIIFSLYSPSFNIDKIDEELLKKLYEHYISRKKIIENLRRCGALVIDISYSDKINKIIKRMRRRL, from the coding sequence ATGAAGGTGAAAAATAGGGATCTTTTGATATTAGTGAGTTTGTATTTTTATGGAAGTGGTTATGTTATTGGAAATATTACACCAGTGTTAATTGGGGGAATTATCTTAATATATTTATATTTATCAGACAGTATATTTAAAAAACGTATAGAAGAGTTTTATAGTAAGGAGGTTAAAGTAGAGAGTAATGAACTTAAAGAACATGAAACATCAAAAATATTTATAAAATTTTATTCTAAAGGTTTAATACTAAAATTTAACTTTTTTTCTAATGAAGGAAAAGTGGAAATTTTAGAAGAAAGAGAGGAAAAAGATTATAAAGAATACATCTTGGAGATAACTCCACAGAAAAAGGGAGATTTCATTTTAAAAGTCAGTGGAGAAATATTTGATAGAGTGGAATTGAATAAAGTTTTTTACAAAAATTCGTTTAAATTTAAAGTACTACCTTCAGTTAAAAGCTTAGTATCAGAGTTAGAGAAAGGAGAGAGTTTAAGTTCAACTCTTAGATTTTATGTAGAACCTGAGATTAACGAACTAAAAAGATATGAAATAGGAGACGATATTAGAAGAATCGATTGGAAAAAATCTCTTATGTCAAATGAATTGATTGTTAGGAAAGTTTTGTATAAAGAAAAGAGCCCCATCTATTATTTATTAGATGCTGGATACAGTATGAGAAAATGTGTGAATAAAAAAAGAAGCAAAATAGGATATGCATTAGATATATTAATAAGTTTTTTGAAGAGTAAAAATATTGAAAATGATGAGTATATTTTTATCTATGATGAGTTTAAGGTTAGAGATATTATTTTTGTAAGAAAAACTAAAGTTGAGGATATTATAAATCGTCTAATCATAGAGCCTATAAAAATAGAAAGATACATTCCTTCTGAGATTACTATAGAAGGAGGTAGTAGGGATTTAATAATATATAAGTACCTATCAAAAGGAAAAAAATTTGGGATACTAAACTGTGTTCAGCACTTATTAAAAATGATTCCTGGAGTTGTTATAATAATCACTGACTTAGATTCAAACATCTCTCCATTAATAAAAGGAGTAAGATTACTGAATAGAAAAGGTTTTAGAGTAATAATATTCTCCCTATATTCTCCATCTTTTAATATCGATAAAATTGATGAAGAATTGTTAAAAAAACTCTATGAACATTATATAAGTAGGAAAAAAATTATAGAGAATCTTAGGAGATGTGGAGCTTTAGTAATAGATATTTCTTATAGTGATAAAATAAACAAAATAATAAAAAGGATGAGAAGGAGATTATAA